From the genome of Fusobacterium varium, one region includes:
- a CDS encoding PTS system, mannose/fructose/sorbose family, IIA component, which produces MKKIVIASHNKLAFGMKKTVEFLTGFTDIYELSAYIDNGDIHKQVKEIMDDVKKEDEVFVFTDILGGSVTQNFFPYCSDRVHVICGMNLPIILTVISELDEDIKKEDIYRMIEESRESIVYVNECTAAEDSDDE; this is translated from the coding sequence TTGAAAAAAATTGTTATTGCTTCACACAATAAATTAGCATTTGGAATGAAAAAAACTGTTGAATTTCTTACTGGGTTTACTGATATTTATGAATTGAGTGCCTATATAGATAATGGAGATATTCATAAACAGGTAAAAGAAATAATGGATGATGTCAAAAAAGAGGATGAGGTTTTTGTTTTTACAGATATACTAGGGGGAAGTGTTACTCAGAATTTTTTTCCATATTGCAGTGATAGAGTCCATGTAATCTGTGGAATGAATCTTCCAATAATACTTACTGTAATATCAGAACTAGATGAGGATATAAAAAAAGAGGATATCTATAGAATGATTGAAGAATCTAGAGAATCTATTGTATATGTAAATGAATGCACAGCTGCTGAAGACAGTGATGATGAATAA
- the manZ_2 gene encoding PTS system mannose-specific EIID component, whose amino-acid sequence MNNETKAILDKKDLNKVIMRWMPMAVNTYNYQYQQAGTVVYSLYPALRKIYKNDDELQTSIQNHFNYFNCMPWLAPLVLGATLAIEDNGGIKDKEIVQNIKTSLMGPLSGVGDTIFWVLIPTIIGSIAGYMALENNPTGVIAWIIINIAFMFMRFKFIHLGYNQGIKLVTSFGSKVALLTECASILGLVVVGSLVSSVVNIKIPMVIKYGEVSMAIQPMLDKILPALVPVLITFGIYKILKMKKIGITGIILMVIIFSMFAAYFKILA is encoded by the coding sequence ATGAATAATGAAACTAAAGCAATTTTAGATAAAAAAGATTTGAATAAAGTTATAATGAGATGGATGCCTATGGCTGTAAATACATATAACTATCAGTACCAACAAGCTGGAACTGTAGTTTATTCTCTATATCCAGCATTGAGAAAAATCTATAAAAATGATGATGAACTTCAGACCTCAATACAGAATCATTTTAATTATTTTAATTGTATGCCATGGCTTGCACCTCTTGTATTAGGAGCAACATTAGCTATTGAAGATAATGGGGGAATAAAAGATAAAGAAATAGTTCAAAATATAAAAACAAGTCTGATGGGACCTCTTTCTGGAGTGGGAGATACAATATTCTGGGTGCTTATTCCAACAATTATTGGATCAATAGCAGGATATATGGCTTTAGAAAATAACCCTACTGGAGTAATTGCATGGATTATTATAAATATAGCATTTATGTTTATGAGATTCAAATTTATACATCTGGGATATAATCAGGGAATTAAATTAGTAACAAGCTTTGGAAGTAAGGTTGCGTTATTAACAGAATGTGCTTCTATTCTAGGATTAGTTGTTGTAGGATCATTAGTTTCTTCTGTTGTAAATATAAAAATACCTATGGTAATAAAGTATGGAGAAGTTTCAATGGCAATTCAACCTATGCTGGATAAAATACTTCCAGCTTTAGTTCCTGTACTTATAACTTTTGGAATTTATAAGATATTAAAAATGAAAAAAATAGGAATAACAGGAATAATTTTAATGGTCATTATTTTTAGCATGTTTGCAGCTTATTTTAAGATATTAGCCTAG
- the agaC_2 gene encoding PTS system N-acetylgalactosamine-specific EIIC component 1: MIKILMVGPVITGLTAAIPVFLAISMGPEIVNKILEITPSWFISGLTIAGKVLPAVGIAMLLNYMPVRKYVYYLFLGFFFAAYLGVPILGVTIIGLIASMKYYSENQSKMGTNGISSDNVANVGGLEDE; encoded by the coding sequence ATGATAAAAATATTGATGGTAGGTCCAGTAATTACAGGACTGACAGCAGCAATTCCAGTATTTCTGGCTATAAGTATGGGGCCTGAAATAGTAAATAAGATATTGGAAATAACACCATCATGGTTTATTTCAGGTTTGACTATAGCAGGAAAGGTTTTGCCAGCTGTGGGAATAGCAATGCTGTTGAATTATATGCCTGTAAGAAAGTATGTTTATTATTTATTTCTTGGGTTCTTTTTTGCTGCGTACTTAGGAGTCCCAATTTTAGGAGTAACTATAATAGGATTAATAGCATCAATGAAATATTATAGTGAGAATCAAAGTAAAATGGGAACAAATGGAATATCGTCTGATAATGTTGCTAATGTAGGAGGATTGGAAGATGAATAA
- the agaC_3 gene encoding PTS system N-acetylgalactosamine-specific EIIC component 1, giving the protein MLSVWQVIIITMLAFLVPVDKYGMTFGLRWPIIPAFLMGFILGDMQTALYIGGTLQLMSLGVASIGGSSVPEYSTAAIIATTIAVVTGKGMEAGLAIGLPVAMLGVQLDVFAKILNGFVVRTSQNYANKKILER; this is encoded by the coding sequence ATGTTATCAGTATGGCAGGTTATTATTATAACTATGTTAGCATTTTTGGTTCCTGTAGATAAGTATGGTATGACTTTTGGGCTGAGATGGCCCATTATACCAGCTTTTTTAATGGGATTTATATTAGGAGATATGCAGACTGCTCTTTATATTGGGGGAACTTTGCAGTTAATGTCACTGGGGGTAGCAAGTATAGGAGGAAGCAGTGTTCCTGAATATTCAACTGCTGCAATTATAGCCACTACAATAGCAGTTGTTACAGGAAAGGGAATGGAAGCAGGACTTGCAATAGGATTACCAGTTGCTATGCTTGGAGTTCAGTTAGATGTTTTTGCTAAAATTTTAAATGGATTTGTAGTGCGTACATCACAAAATTATGCAAATAAAAAGATTTTGGAAAGATGA
- the sorB gene encoding Sorbose-specific phosphotransferase enzyme IIB component — protein sequence MEIKLARIDNRLLHGIVASQWAPSVGAMRVMIIDDEVAGDELKKNGMKLAKPAGSALSIISLETALINYKNGKYTGQTVFLIVKKPQIILELINAGVKVPKLNIGATAEKNNEIKLSGQATVTQEEMKVYREIYDRGTAIEIQYIPADTIVQFKNFLEK from the coding sequence ATGGAAATAAAATTAGCTCGTATTGATAACAGATTACTTCATGGAATTGTAGCATCACAATGGGCACCAAGTGTAGGAGCAATGAGAGTCATGATAATAGATGATGAAGTTGCTGGAGATGAACTTAAAAAAAATGGAATGAAATTGGCAAAACCAGCTGGATCTGCTTTATCTATCATAAGTCTGGAAACAGCTCTTATTAATTATAAAAATGGGAAATATACAGGACAGACAGTATTTTTAATAGTAAAAAAACCTCAAATTATACTTGAATTAATAAATGCAGGAGTAAAAGTACCTAAATTGAATATAGGGGCAACAGCAGAAAAAAATAATGAAATAAAATTGTCAGGTCAGGCAACTGTAACACAAGAAGAGATGAAAGTATACAGAGAAATTTATGACAGAGGAACTGCTATAGAGATTCAATATATACCAGCAGATACAATAGTACAATTTAAAAATTTTTTAGAGAAATAA
- the lacR gene encoding Lactose phosphotransferase system repressor — translation MRFNERKALIISTLKKQPILSFPELELLLGVSPTTIRRDLTTLEKEGILSRFHGGIKKNNGIIEQSMSKKQSLNIEAKKKIGKIAASLIHPNELIFIGSGSTTYYMINYIKDTSITVITNGIPHAEALNAKNIRAFLLCGFLKDKTRSVVGKETNKLIESYHFDQVFSSANGMNADFDILSTDEYEHNIKKSAVSRGKVSYIMIDSSKFNKTAMYTLPRNENTYIITESLTEELKKIKNVITPSEKDNKENNLI, via the coding sequence ATGAGATTTAACGAAAGAAAAGCCTTAATAATAAGTACATTAAAAAAGCAACCAATACTATCTTTTCCTGAATTAGAACTACTTTTAGGAGTTTCTCCAACTACAATAAGACGTGATCTTACTACATTGGAAAAAGAAGGTATTCTTTCACGTTTTCATGGTGGAATAAAGAAAAACAATGGAATTATCGAACAATCAATGAGTAAAAAGCAATCTTTAAATATTGAAGCAAAAAAGAAAATTGGAAAAATAGCTGCTTCTCTAATACACCCAAATGAACTAATTTTTATAGGTTCTGGTTCTACTACTTATTATATGATTAATTATATAAAAGATACTTCCATTACTGTAATAACAAATGGTATTCCCCATGCAGAAGCTTTAAATGCAAAAAATATTCGTGCTTTTCTATTGTGTGGTTTTTTAAAGGATAAAACTCGTTCTGTAGTTGGAAAAGAAACTAATAAATTAATTGAATCTTATCACTTTGATCAGGTATTTTCCAGTGCTAATGGAATGAATGCTGATTTTGATATTCTTTCCACTGATGAGTATGAGCATAATATAAAAAAATCTGCTGTCAGCAGAGGTAAAGTTTCATATATTATGATTGATAGTTCTAAGTTCAATAAAACTGCTATGTATACTCTTCCAAGAAATGAAAATACTTATATAATTACAGAATCACTTACTGAAGAACTTAAAAAAATTAAAAATGTTATTACTCCTTCAGAAAAAGATAATAAAGAAAATAACCTAATATAA
- the citF_2 gene encoding Citrate lyase alpha chain yields MTKAHEPLIEHIKTGVVTGINTSGLRGEIAKEISKNNILGKPVVFRTHGGRARAIEAGELKIDVAFIAAPACDRMGNMNGTEGKSAFGAMGYPMVDAQYAEKVVAITDNLMPFPLKRISVPMTQTDYVVEVESIGDPEQIATGATRITKNPQELLIAEKASEVLTASGYIKNGFSFQAGSGGASLAVCKYLREYMDENNIKGSFAAGGITATMVELLEGGYFEALLDTQSFDSAAAESMLKNPAHIEMSASMYANPHNKGCSAHQLDVMILSATEIDVNYNINSLTGSTGIIMGALGGAPDTATGAKLTVVVAPTMRKRIPIITDKVTTVVTPGETVDVLVTERGICVNPKRPDLIEILTAAGIPLKTIEELKEEVEKLTGVPEKISLSDTVVAVVEYRDGTVIDVVRQAK; encoded by the coding sequence TTGACAAAAGCTCATGAACCTTTAATTGAACATATTAAGACAGGAGTAGTAACAGGAATAAATACTTCTGGACTGAGAGGAGAGATAGCTAAAGAGATTTCTAAAAATAATATTTTGGGAAAACCTGTGGTATTTAGAACTCATGGAGGAAGAGCGAGAGCTATAGAAGCAGGAGAATTAAAAATAGATGTAGCCTTTATAGCAGCTCCAGCCTGTGACAGAATGGGAAATATGAATGGAACAGAAGGAAAATCAGCATTTGGAGCTATGGGGTATCCAATGGTAGATGCTCAATATGCAGAGAAAGTAGTGGCTATAACTGACAATTTAATGCCTTTCCCTCTAAAAAGAATAAGTGTTCCAATGACACAGACAGATTATGTAGTAGAAGTTGAATCTATTGGAGATCCTGAACAGATAGCAACTGGGGCAACAAGAATAACTAAAAATCCTCAAGAACTTTTAATTGCTGAAAAAGCATCAGAAGTATTGACAGCATCTGGATATATAAAAAATGGTTTTTCATTTCAGGCAGGATCTGGTGGAGCTTCTTTGGCAGTATGCAAATATTTGAGAGAATATATGGATGAAAACAATATTAAGGGATCTTTTGCAGCAGGAGGAATAACAGCTACTATGGTTGAACTTTTAGAGGGAGGATATTTTGAAGCCTTATTAGATACTCAAAGTTTTGACAGTGCAGCAGCAGAATCAATGCTTAAAAATCCAGCTCATATAGAAATGTCAGCTTCTATGTATGCAAATCCTCATAATAAAGGGTGCAGTGCCCATCAATTAGATGTGATGATATTATCTGCAACAGAAATAGATGTAAATTATAATATAAATTCATTGACTGGATCAACTGGAATAATAATGGGAGCATTGGGAGGAGCACCTGATACAGCAACAGGAGCAAAACTTACAGTGGTAGTAGCTCCAACCATGAGAAAAAGAATTCCAATTATTACAGATAAGGTGACTACAGTGGTGACTCCAGGAGAAACAGTTGATGTATTGGTTACTGAGAGAGGAATCTGTGTAAATCCAAAAAGACCAGATTTAATAGAGATATTAACAGCAGCAGGAATTCCATTGAAAACAATAGAGGAATTAAAAGAGGAAGTTGAAAAATTAACAGGAGTTCCAGAAAAAATTTCACTTTCAGATACTGTAGTAGCTGTAGTAGAATATAGAGATGGAACTGTGATAGATGTAGTCAGACAAGCTAAGTAA
- the citF_3 gene encoding Citrate lyase alpha chain, which yields MEIKKIKNKVEREIPEYIEGYGVVKPYAGPFATKPTGRKYAPLKGFSKPGDSKILSSIKEAIEKCEIKDGMTISFHHHLRNGDYVLNMVMDEISKLGIKILI from the coding sequence GTGGAAATAAAAAAAATAAAAAATAAAGTAGAAAGAGAAATTCCTGAATATATTGAAGGATATGGAGTGGTAAAACCTTATGCTGGACCTTTTGCTACAAAGCCAACAGGAAGAAAATATGCTCCTTTAAAAGGATTTTCTAAACCAGGAGATTCAAAAATATTGAGTTCTATAAAAGAAGCGATAGAAAAATGTGAAATAAAAGATGGAATGACAATTTCCTTTCATCATCATTTAAGAAATGGAGATTATGTACTTAATATGGTAATGGATGAAATTTCAAAATTGGGAATAAAAATCTTAATTTAG
- the citE_2 gene encoding Citrate lyase subunit beta, whose product MEKRARRTMMFAPANNPKMLVTAHLYGPDCVLFDLEDAVKYEDKDAARDLLAEALKTVDYGETEIFARINPLSTEFGKDDVRILVPAGLRKMRLAMCETPEQVKELEALLTEVEKEHGIENGACKIQCSLETPLAVMNAVSIATASPRVISISFGAEDFTRTMGAERTKEGKELFVARTMVVMAAAVAGVDAIDTVWSDLDDEAGFKEEVKSSMNLGFAGKSCIHPSQVKIVHKIFTPDEKELEKSLEIVRAAEAANINKGGVITVNGKMVDIPVIAKAEKVVRLAKSAGMIK is encoded by the coding sequence ATGGAGAAAAGAGCAAGAAGAACAATGATGTTTGCCCCAGCAAATAATCCTAAAATGTTAGTAACAGCTCATCTCTATGGACCAGATTGTGTTCTATTCGATTTAGAAGATGCTGTTAAATATGAAGATAAAGATGCAGCTAGAGATTTGCTGGCAGAAGCATTAAAAACAGTAGATTATGGAGAAACTGAAATTTTTGCAAGAATTAATCCATTAAGTACAGAATTTGGAAAAGATGATGTGAGAATATTGGTTCCAGCCGGACTTAGAAAAATGAGGCTGGCTATGTGTGAAACTCCAGAACAGGTAAAAGAGTTAGAAGCCCTGTTGACTGAAGTTGAAAAAGAACATGGAATAGAAAATGGTGCATGTAAGATACAATGTTCTTTGGAAACTCCTTTAGCAGTTATGAATGCAGTAAGTATTGCAACAGCATCTCCAAGAGTGATATCTATATCTTTTGGAGCAGAGGATTTTACACGAACTATGGGAGCAGAAAGAACTAAAGAAGGGAAAGAACTTTTTGTAGCAAGAACTATGGTAGTAATGGCAGCTGCTGTTGCAGGAGTAGATGCTATTGACACTGTATGGTCTGATTTAGACGATGAAGCTGGATTTAAAGAAGAAGTAAAATCATCAATGAACTTAGGATTTGCAGGAAAATCTTGTATTCATCCTTCACAGGTAAAAATAGTCCATAAGATATTTACACCAGATGAAAAGGAGCTTGAAAAATCATTGGAAATAGTCAGAGCAGCAGAAGCAGCTAATATTAATAAAGGTGGAGTAATTACTGTAAATGGAAAAATGGTTGACATTCCAGTTATTGCCAAAGCAGAAAAGGTAGTTAGACTTGCTAAAAGTGCAGGAATGATCAAATAG
- the citD_2 gene encoding Citrate lyase gamma chain, which translates to MVGVCGNEKDSDAVVTVNLDNVGIEIEIESKNKKMFGKLMEIAVREVLDDMKVENAKVLVQDFGALDFVIKGRTRTAVRRAMTGGEK; encoded by the coding sequence ATGGTGGGAGTATGTGGAAATGAAAAAGATTCAGATGCTGTAGTTACTGTAAATTTAGATAATGTTGGAATTGAAATAGAGATAGAATCAAAAAATAAAAAGATGTTTGGGAAACTTATGGAAATAGCTGTAAGAGAAGTGTTAGATGATATGAAAGTTGAAAATGCAAAAGTATTAGTTCAGGATTTTGGGGCTTTAGACTTTGTAATAAAGGGAAGAACAAGAACAGCTGTGAGAAGAGCTATGACAGGAGGAGAAAAATAA
- the rhmA gene encoding 2-keto-3-deoxy-L-rhamnonate aldolase: MNQETIFDMIRAVQCQRIPALVRCTNSTPDMIHKVLDMGAEGILVPVINTAEDAREVIKAAFYPPKGERGIAYFTRVASYGMIEDKAEFLKKANEEIFVSIQLETGAAIENLDEILEVEGIDMFFIGPNDLAASLGLPNSHPEMTRIIRETIHKITAKGKIAGIFVTDDETARKYAEYGAKFFLTSITRYMTRGVKEYLRKSKNN, from the coding sequence ATGAATCAAGAAACAATTTTTGATATGATAAGAGCAGTTCAATGTCAGAGGATTCCTGCACTTGTTAGATGTACCAATAGTACTCCAGATATGATACATAAGGTATTAGATATGGGAGCTGAAGGAATACTTGTTCCTGTTATAAATACAGCTGAAGATGCCAGAGAAGTTATAAAAGCAGCTTTTTATCCACCAAAGGGAGAGAGAGGAATAGCTTATTTTACAAGAGTTGCCTCATATGGAATGATAGAGGATAAAGCTGAGTTCTTAAAAAAAGCAAATGAAGAAATTTTTGTAAGCATTCAATTAGAAACAGGAGCTGCTATAGAAAATTTAGATGAAATACTGGAAGTGGAAGGAATAGATATGTTCTTTATAGGACCAAATGATTTAGCTGCCTCTTTGGGACTTCCAAATTCACACCCAGAAATGACAAGAATCATAAGAGAAACTATTCATAAAATTACAGCTAAAGGAAAAATAGCAGGAATTTTTGTAACTGATGATGAAACAGCTAGAAAATATGCTGAATATGGAGCTAAATTTTTTCTTACTTCTATAACTCGATATATGACAAGAGGAGTTAAAGAATATTTAAGAAAATCTAAAAATAATTAA
- the abgB_4 gene encoding Aminobenzoyl-glutamate utilization protein B has product MFEEIERERKKLIEMSDFIFDNPEYGGEEIKAAEVLTNYLEKNGFQVERGIAELPTAFRAIYNKGKGGARIGILCEYDALQGLGHGCGHHMQGPSCVGAAAALKNIIKDKDFSIVVYGTPGEETFGGKLNMLKAGYFKDIDVALMMHGAPDTCTDIKCLAQSSFTVTYHGKRAHAALMPESGRSAFDALLLSFQGIEFMREHVKDDVRMHYTVKELPGPENVVPAKAVGKFSLRSFSREYLDSVIERFKDVIRGAAIMSGVEYELEEGKSLDNKIPVLSLNELFIKNAELIGIPGITKPREKTGSTDFGNVMHEIPGSCIRVKFVPTGTSSHSQEYINAGKSEDAHNCVIYGAKAIAATAYDIINDEKVLQEIKEEYINNSKIYK; this is encoded by the coding sequence TTGTTTGAAGAGATAGAAAGAGAAAGAAAAAAGTTAATAGAAATGTCGGATTTTATTTTTGATAATCCAGAATATGGAGGAGAGGAGATAAAAGCAGCAGAGGTATTAACAAATTATTTAGAAAAAAATGGATTTCAGGTAGAAAGGGGAATAGCAGAACTTCCTACAGCATTCAGAGCAATATATAACAAAGGAAAAGGAGGAGCAAGAATAGGAATACTTTGTGAATATGATGCTTTACAAGGTTTGGGACATGGCTGTGGACATCATATGCAAGGGCCTTCTTGTGTAGGAGCAGCAGCAGCATTAAAAAATATCATTAAAGATAAAGATTTTTCAATAGTTGTTTATGGAACTCCTGGAGAAGAAACTTTTGGTGGAAAATTGAATATGCTGAAAGCAGGATACTTTAAAGATATAGATGTAGCTCTGATGATGCATGGAGCTCCAGATACTTGTACAGATATAAAATGTCTGGCTCAATCTTCTTTTACTGTGACTTATCATGGAAAGAGGGCTCATGCAGCTTTGATGCCTGAAAGTGGAAGAAGTGCTTTTGATGCTTTGCTCCTATCGTTTCAGGGAATAGAATTTATGAGGGAACATGTCAAAGATGATGTACGTATGCACTATACTGTCAAAGAACTTCCAGGACCAGAAAATGTGGTTCCAGCAAAAGCTGTAGGAAAATTTTCACTTCGTTCTTTTTCAAGAGAATACCTTGATAGTGTAATAGAACGTTTTAAAGATGTAATCAGAGGAGCAGCTATTATGAGTGGAGTAGAATATGAATTAGAAGAGGGAAAATCTCTTGATAATAAGATACCTGTGCTGTCATTGAATGAGCTCTTCATAAAAAATGCTGAATTAATAGGTATTCCTGGAATTACAAAACCTAGAGAAAAAACAGGGTCAACTGATTTTGGAAATGTTATGCATGAGATACCAGGAAGTTGTATCAGAGTAAAATTTGTTCCTACAGGGACATCTTCACATTCTCAGGAATATATAAATGCTGGAAAATCAGAAGATGCACATAATTGTGTAATATATGGAGCAAAAGCCATTGCAGCAACAGCATATGACATAATCAATGATGAAAAAGTATTGCAGGAAATTAAAGAAGAGTATATAAATAATAGTAAGATATACAAGTAA
- a CDS encoding C4-dicarboxylate anaerobic carrier translates to MEKGKVKKQFKMPHTFVIIFVIIVTAVVLTWIIPGGQYTRYANEQGIKVIDPSKFNYIKNTPVNPIKIPMYIVEAFIKNVDLLLVILFSGGAFHMLTKSEALQTVIAKLAKKFSHHIGIFIPILTLVFGLICTTQGVNMFIAFAPVMVMMSLALGLDSICGVAIILLGGAIGFSTGTLNVNTTIVSQKIADLPLYSGIGYRSICFVVYFIATNIYLVRYAKKIRKNPELSPMYDLDLKNEIKETTNLEEFGEMNVRKWTIILCLIVALGAIVYGCIMLGWEMKEQSAIFLTLGIVVGVIAGFDANTICKEFLNGCKIMLGAAFIIGLARSIGSIMADGQIIDTVVHSLAKVLNLVPFYMQGVGMLIANTIINVFITSGSGQASVVMPIMIPLADLIGMTRQTTILAFNFGDGFCNYILPTSTALMGIIGAANIPYDRWMKFMWKCFALWLGVGAVMIIIAQVIKLGPM, encoded by the coding sequence ATGGAAAAAGGAAAAGTCAAAAAACAATTTAAAATGCCCCATACTTTTGTAATTATTTTTGTTATTATAGTGACAGCAGTAGTTTTAACTTGGATTATTCCAGGAGGGCAGTACACAAGATATGCAAATGAACAAGGAATAAAAGTAATAGATCCATCTAAATTTAATTATATTAAAAATACACCTGTAAATCCAATAAAAATTCCTATGTATATAGTGGAAGCTTTTATTAAAAATGTTGATCTTTTGTTGGTAATACTATTTTCAGGAGGAGCATTTCATATGCTTACTAAAAGTGAAGCTCTTCAAACTGTAATAGCAAAACTAGCAAAGAAATTTTCTCATCATATAGGAATATTCATTCCTATTCTTACTTTAGTATTTGGATTGATATGTACAACTCAGGGAGTGAATATGTTTATTGCTTTTGCTCCTGTAATGGTAATGATGTCTTTAGCATTAGGGCTGGACTCTATCTGTGGAGTAGCTATAATTCTATTGGGAGGAGCTATTGGTTTTTCTACTGGGACTTTAAATGTCAATACAACAATAGTCAGTCAAAAAATAGCAGATTTACCTTTATATTCAGGGATAGGATATCGTTCTATATGTTTTGTAGTATACTTTATAGCAACAAACATATATCTGGTAAGATATGCAAAGAAGATAAGAAAAAATCCTGAACTTTCACCAATGTATGATTTAGATTTAAAAAATGAAATTAAAGAAACTACTAATTTAGAAGAATTTGGAGAAATGAATGTACGTAAATGGACTATAATTTTATGTTTGATAGTAGCTTTGGGAGCTATAGTTTATGGCTGTATTATGCTTGGCTGGGAAATGAAAGAACAATCTGCAATTTTTCTTACTTTAGGAATAGTGGTAGGTGTAATAGCAGGATTTGATGCTAATACAATATGTAAGGAATTTTTAAATGGATGTAAAATAATGCTTGGTGCAGCATTTATAATTGGACTTGCAAGAAGTATAGGTAGTATAATGGCAGATGGACAGATAATCGATACTGTTGTTCATTCCCTTGCTAAAGTACTGAATTTGGTTCCTTTCTATATGCAGGGAGTAGGAATGCTGATTGCCAATACTATAATTAATGTATTTATAACATCAGGTTCAGGGCAAGCATCAGTAGTTATGCCTATAATGATTCCTCTAGCTGACTTAATTGGAATGACAAGACAGACTACAATTTTAGCATTTAACTTTGGAGATGGTTTCTGTAACTATATTCTTCCTACATCAACTGCTTTGATGGGAATAATAGGTGCAGCTAATATTCCATATGATCGTTGGATGAAATTTATGTGGAAATGTTTTGCTCTGTGGCTGGGAGTAGGAGCAGTTATGATTATAATAGCACAAGTTATAAAATTAGGACCAATGTAA
- the cynR_2 gene encoding Cyn operon transcriptional activator, with protein sequence MDLREQEYVTVLAKYGNITKAAEALYVSQPTLSIFIKRLEERMGIKLFQYIGKKMILTPAGELYVKRAKELLIIQNQFLGELTDLVAGYTGKIRVGIHLRRTRFFIPKLLVEFEKKYPNIEVIFIETKSEKMETMLLDGELDIIFTNKVSAVDKLNVISVYKDKLLLAVSPNNPACKYGVKIKGHEHLWLDLNHVKNNRFILQSPEQATRDFTNKALIFSKVNPEKTFIIKNMETASQLAAEEYGVAFTMASYARFFSYYKPVKFFEVGSPEFFVDICIVYRKNFYLTAYAKDFISLIKKFFI encoded by the coding sequence ATGGACTTAAGGGAACAGGAATATGTTACAGTTTTAGCCAAGTATGGAAATATTACAAAAGCTGCTGAAGCTTTGTATGTTTCTCAACCTACTCTTAGTATTTTTATAAAACGTTTAGAAGAAAGAATGGGAATAAAATTATTTCAATACATTGGTAAAAAAATGATTCTCACTCCAGCAGGAGAATTATATGTAAAAAGAGCAAAGGAGCTTCTTATAATTCAAAATCAGTTTTTAGGAGAGCTTACAGATCTGGTCGCTGGATATACTGGTAAAATAAGAGTAGGAATACATCTTCGCCGTACTAGATTTTTTATCCCTAAGCTACTTGTAGAGTTTGAAAAAAAATATCCAAATATAGAAGTAATTTTTATTGAAACTAAGAGTGAAAAAATGGAAACAATGTTATTAGATGGAGAATTAGATATCATTTTTACTAATAAGGTAAGTGCTGTTGATAAATTAAATGTTATTTCTGTTTATAAGGACAAACTTCTCCTTGCTGTATCTCCTAATAATCCTGCTTGTAAGTATGGTGTTAAAATCAAAGGTCACGAACATTTATGGTTAGATTTAAATCATGTAAAAAATAATAGATTTATATTACAGTCACCTGAACAGGCTACAAGAGATTTTACTAATAAAGCTTTAATCTTTTCCAAAGTTAACCCAGAAAAAACTTTTATTATCAAAAATATGGAAACTGCTTCCCAACTTGCTGCTGAAGAGTATGGTGTTGCTTTTACCATGGCAAGTTATGCAAGATTTTTTTCTTATTACAAACCTGTAAAGTTTTTTGAAGTTGGATCTCCTGAATTTTTTGTAGATATCTGCATTGTTTATAGAAAAAATTTCTATCTAACTGCATATGCCAAAGATTTTATTTCGCTTATAAAAAAATTTTTCATATAA